Below is a genomic region from Alkalinema sp. FACHB-956.
CAATCCAAGATCCAAAGCGACCGAAAACCCCAGAATTACAGGATTTAAGCCAACAAATTCTAGACTGGGGAACCTCGAGACTCTTGAGTAATGTTCCCAAAGTTCTAACCTACGCAACCCATAATGATCCCCTGATTCGGAGCTACGTAGCACTTGCGTTGGGGCAAATTGCGGCCCCTCATACAGTGAAAGCAGAGATCGAAAAAGTGATTCCTGTCCTTGGCAAGCTGAGTCAAGATAGCAATGGTGACGTAAGAGCGATCGCGATGAAAGCCTTGAGTTCGATCCAATCCCCAGATGTTTTACCGTTTCTTGAAAAGGGGTTACTGAGCGCTTCTGGCCCAGTCAAGCAAGCCGCTAATACCGCTATCCAAAAGCTGAAGCTGAATTACGGTAGTCAACCAGACCCATCCGAGATACCACCGTCTCTCCAGAAAAAGCCCTAGCATCCCCATCAGCTAACCTCTCTAGTCCAGTCACCGTGACCACTAGAAAGTCAGACAAGTTATAAATTCAGCAAGCGACACCCAGAGGAGTGATTAATGCGATCAATTTCTCTGGGTGTAATGCGTGAAACTCAATAGCAATAACGACCATTTTGTGGCGTCTTTTGATTACTCCCTGTACGGATCGCACCCAAAAGCGTAGAGACAATGACACAGCGTTTTTTAATGGGATCTTGCCCCATCGACAAGGTGACTCGGCCAAGCTGACCATTTACATTGCCATAGTCATCAAATTGAACCAGATGTACGCCATTTTTAACCCGTAACGTCGTCTCACCATCAATGCGCACCCCTGGGGGTAACGCTTTCCATTGTGTAGGGTCCTGATTTATTGGTGAGATCGCCCACTCAGTAGTCGCTTGATCTGTTTGTCGAACTTGAAATTGATATCCTATTTTTTTGAGTTTCGCGAAATTCTGAGCCTGTTTCATCCCTTCTACAATTTCCGACTGCGCC
It encodes:
- a CDS encoding prepilin-type N-terminal cleavage/methylation domain-containing protein gives rise to the protein MRYFSSWPRSNPKKQETGFTLIEMLIVLAILGIIAAIGVPAWLSFYTHWRLGVAQSEIVEGMKQAQNFAKLKKIGYQFQVRQTDQATTEWAISPINQDPTQWKALPPGVRIDGETTLRVKNGVHLVQFDDYGNVNGQLGRVTLSMGQDPIKKRCVIVSTLLGAIRTGSNQKTPQNGRYCY